The sequence ATTGATGGTGGTTGGCAACAACGAACTCCGGCAATGGCTGCTGGTCTAACCGACCACGTTTGGAGTATAGAGGAATGGCTTACCTATCCGGTTAGAGGAAGTTAGCTAATTTCGGACACCACCGAAATTTGCGGTGTTCATCTGACAAATATGTCAGGTTAACATGGTCATAATCATAATTTGACCAATCCTCAAGGCGCTGTGGAAATTCATTTCCCATTTCCTTGCATCGTTCAAACAAATCAGTACCAGGCATAGGAACAAATAGGGACAACTTGTATAGTTTTGCCTGTGGATTTTCTTCTCGCAGTCGAACCATAAGTTCAAGAGTTTGTTCAACCTCTAACCGTGTCTCACCTGGTAATCCTGCCATGAAACTGTATACCGGGATAATCCCGGCATCACGCAAGTTTCTATTGATTTCCAACACCTGTTCTACCTTAATGTCTTTGTATATGCTGTTGAGGACCCGGTCAGAGCCAGATTCAACCCCTACGAAGATTTGTTCTACACCCGCCCGACGCATCAGTTGAAGAAATTCTGATGAACTTCTGTGCAGAAAGTCAACTCGACAGTTGGCATTGTAAATGTGAACTCCCAAACCACTTTCAATAAGCATTTTAAAAATTTGTTCTACTCGATGACGGCTACCAAAGAAGTTATCATCCAGAAGGAAAATACCGCCGGCATTATAATTTTTCACTAAAGTGGTAATCTGTTCCATTACTTTCTCAGGAGACATACCACGCCAGGAACACTGATAGAATTTTGTATTATAACAATATGCACAACGAAACCTGCAGCCTCGGCTGGTAATAACTGGCAAACTGGCTCTCTTGATTCGTAACGGCTGTGTTTGATAACTGCTCAAGTCTAACAGGTCATAAGGTAAAGGAGGCAATTGCTCAAGGTCATACAGAGGAGGAGAATTGGTGGAAACTATTTTCCCATTTTTGCGGTAGCAAATTCCTGGCACATTAGACCATTCTTTTCTTTCCTCCAAAGCCTTGATTAATTCAGAAAAAGATATTTCTCCTTCTCCAACACAGGCAATATCTACCATCTCGGATTGGACTATTTGTTCCGGTAGCAAACTGGGATGAACTCCACCCCAGACAATAGGGAGCTCTGGTGCCATTTTTCTAACGGCTTGAGCTATCTCCATAGCGTGTTCAATTTGTGGGCCGGTCATAGTGGTAATACCAACCGCCAAAGTCTGAGGTTTGCTCACGGCGCGACGCAATGCGTCACGCCATCCCGCTTCTTTTCGTTGGTCAATGATGGTTACAGAATGCCCCTTTTGAACAAGTGGTGCAGATACATAGAGTAAACCCAATGGTAAAATTTGCTCACTGGGTTTATTGTAACCTGTATGAGGAAAAAGTAAAACTATGTGCCCCAATTCTTTCTCCTGAAAATACCTTTTCGATTTTGGATTGAAAAGACAACCCTCCCTAATCCAAAATTCCCCCTTACTAAACTTATCCTTACCCACATCTTTTACTGGACAATGTTATTAACTATGCATTCATTCACAATTCACCATTCACAATTTTTTCCCTAAATTCCCTTAATAATGGTGAATGGTGAATTGTGAATTGTCAATTGTCAATTATTAAAACCCCTTTCTTCTCACGCTTCACGGTGTCCACTAAAACTTGTGGGTAAGGATAAGCTTACTAAAGGGGGTTAGGGGGTTGTTATATCCCTTTCCCCTGCTCAAATATGTATTTTCATCCCCCTTTGTGTCCACGCCGTGGACATGTGTGGTTTCCCCTGAAAATAGGAAGTAGAGAGTAGAAAGTAGAAAGTAAGGAAAACAAGATTCTTCTCTCTCTACTCTCTACCATCTACTCTCTACTATTTTCATCCTCCTTGCAGAGGAAACCATAGAGATATTTTTAAAATTATTTCTTCTCTGTATCTCTGTGTCTCTGCGGGTTATCACTTTCTTGCTTTTGATTCCAGAAATGAATGGCAAAAAGTAAGGCTGCAAGTGTCCAAAAAACACGCACGGTAACATTTACTCGCAAGTTCCAGTCCACCAATCCCTGAACTAATATTGCGATGAAGCCCGCAAGAAGACCCACATTAATTGCATTCAACAGATTATCTTTACCTTTAAGGTTTAAAATTCCTACCCTGATGACCATAAAACAGATAGATAAAAACAATAGGAATCCAAAGATACCCTGTTCGGCGAAAATCAACAGGTAGATATTATGAACTGGTGGGTTCATTTCCCCCCACGGTATACCGGAATAGTCATAATCCGGCATTACAAAGGTAAAAGAATTTAAACCTGTGCCCAGCCAAAAATTCGATTGTATCATCCGCCAGGCAATGTACATACATTCAATCCGGGAATCAACTGATGCTGGGTCGCTAAGGATAAACTTCTGGATTATAGTCCCTGAAAATAAAGATCCAAGGACCAATACAAAACATAAGATAAATATCCCTGCGATAATTCTCTGGCGACTTATTGTTGGATGTAAGAACAATATTACCATAACAGCGATTGCGAAGCTAATCCAACCACCACGAGAAAGCGTTAATATGAGTGCCACTTCTCCAAATACCAAAATAGCTATACATAGTGCCTTGTACCAAATCGAGATTTGGACAAATATCAGGGTAAGTGCCAGAGGAAGTAACATTACAAGATATCCGGCAAATAGATTTGGATGACCTAACATCGCCCCGATCCTGCTGGCGCTTCTCATTCCCAGTTCTTCGGTAAACATCTCGGGTGCCTGACCCAATCGTTCAAGATTAAGATTCAACCCAGTAAAATATTGTAACAGTCCATATATTATCTGCAAAAATACACCAATCATCAATGACACGACAACCAATTTTATCTGCTTACGGGTTTTTCCATAATTGACAAGACATATAAAAAGTAACAACATTTTTGTCATACAAATAATTTCATAAGCGGCCATGGTCCGGTAGGGGGAAAAAATTATGCTCCCAAGTCCCAAAATGATGAGCAATAACCAAAATATTGCTACCGCAGGTATTTGAATTGATAACCGTCTGGTGATAAAATCTTTAATCAAATATGCATACAATATGACGAGAAACAAATCTGTTGCCTCGATACGCAATGCCCATTCTCCACCAAAGTGAGGGTAAGATTTCAAGTATTTAGCCAAATTCAATGGGAGAAACAGGATTAGCCCACTGAGAAAACAAACTTGGGGGTTCCCCGAAAGTATGACGATTATAAAAATGAATAAACTTGATAAAACAGAATAACTGATAATTGGAGTGTTTTCAAAAACAACAATTAATGTCATGAATCCTAGAATAGAAAAAAGAAGAATTAGAATTAAATTGCCTGCAATTTTATGAGAATATTGTGCCTGGAGATGATTCATAAAACCTATTTTCCTTACCTTGAAACAATTATCAACCCCATTTTACGGAGATTGCATTTATTCAGTATGTTTCTATAAGATTTGATTTCTGACCACTGGCTTACCTTCGACATCACCAGAAGCATTGTGCAATCCACAATTGATGGGAAGGCAAATGCTGATGGGTCTTCCATCACAGAATCCGAACTCAGCAGAACAACATCAAATTGTTCCTGCAATTGGGTTAGTTTTTCCTTCAGTTGATTTGATGTCATCAGATGGGTCATTCCATAATTGCTCTTGCCGGCAGGCAAGAAAAATACTTTGGGATAGTCAGTTAGGTGAATGAGTGAATCAGTTAATGGCTGGGTTCCATCAAGCATATTCAAGAAGCCCGGCGAGGAAGAAATTTTAAATTCTTTACTCAATAGATTGTCTCTAAAGAATGCATCTATAATCAGCACCTTGCGATTTTGATCTATAGCAAGAAACTCAGCCAGTTCTAATGCAAACTGACTTGTTACTTCTGGCAAGTAAGGACATGAAAGCATCAGGCAATACCCTCGTTCAGAGCCACCAAGTTCGAAGTGCAACTGCATGGCTAACTTGTGATATGATTTGTTGTATTGGTTATTTTTCTTATATCGGCTCTCAGACCACCCTGATAGCCAACCCTTTTTTTGTTCAGGGGTGAATTGGGAAGGTGTTTTATTCCTATGTATGCCCAGATGAACATTTCCATATACTGGAATATCCAGGATATGTCCAACATCATCTTCACTGTAAATAGTTTCATTAAAATAGTTAGCAATGAAGCCGGCAATGATGCCTAATAGTATTCCTATCAGCACGGCTATAAACAAATACAGTTTTACCTTTGGCCGTATAGGTCTCTCCGGTATCTGGGCTGTTTCGATAAGTTTCAAACTTGCAGTTTTCTCTGATTCGGTAACTGCGGAGATAAAAGCCTGTCGCTGTTTACTAAGTAAAGTC comes from bacterium and encodes:
- a CDS encoding radical SAM protein — its product is MGHIVLLFPHTGYNKPSEQILPLGLLYVSAPLVQKGHSVTIIDQRKEAGWRDALRRAVSKPQTLAVGITTMTGPQIEHAMEIAQAVRKMAPELPIVWGGVHPSLLPEQIVQSEMVDIACVGEGEISFSELIKALEERKEWSNVPGICYRKNGKIVSTNSPPLYDLEQLPPLPYDLLDLSSYQTQPLRIKRASLPVITSRGCRFRCAYCYNTKFYQCSWRGMSPEKVMEQITTLVKNYNAGGIFLLDDNFFGSRHRVEQIFKMLIESGLGVHIYNANCRVDFLHRSSSEFLQLMRRAGVEQIFVGVESGSDRVLNSIYKDIKVEQVLEINRNLRDAGIIPVYSFMAGLPGETRLEVEQTLELMVRLREENPQAKLYKLSLFVPMPGTDLFERCKEMGNEFPQRLEDWSNYDYDHVNLTYLSDEHRKFRWCPKLANFL
- a CDS encoding O-antigen ligase family protein; protein product: MRIEATDLFLVILYAYLIKDFITRRLSIQIPAVAIFWLLLIILGLGSIIFSPYRTMAAYEIICMTKMLLLFICLVNYGKTRKQIKLVVVSLMIGVFLQIIYGLLQYFTGLNLNLERLGQAPEMFTEELGMRSASRIGAMLGHPNLFAGYLVMLLPLALTLIFVQISIWYKALCIAILVFGEVALILTLSRGGWISFAIAVMVILFLHPTISRQRIIAGIFILCFVLVLGSLFSGTIIQKFILSDPASVDSRIECMYIAWRMIQSNFWLGTGLNSFTFVMPDYDYSGIPWGEMNPPVHNIYLLIFAEQGIFGFLLFLSICFMVIRVGILNLKGKDNLLNAINVGLLAGFIAILVQGLVDWNLRVNVTVRVFWTLAALLFAIHFWNQKQESDNPQRHRDTEKK